Proteins encoded within one genomic window of Kibdelosporangium phytohabitans:
- a CDS encoding GntG family PLP-dependent aldolase, which produces MTASIIDLRSDTVTKPDDRMRAAMAAAEVGDDVLDHDPTMARLEETVAGLLGLEAALWVPSGSMGNLIALMLHLKRGDRFLATKGSHVLAHEQGGAAWLAGGMPEPLPWDGGPGRPTPETVRHAIGAPEPYFGLYTTLLCLENTHNAGGGAVTPPDEHAELVAAAKQGGLAVHLDGARIWNASVALGLAPSALTAGVDTVQVCLSKGLGAPVGSMVAGSAAFAAEARRARKMLGGGVRQGGVLAAAGLIALENIDSLAEDHVKATTLADGLRERGWDVTQPDTNIVLATVPDLDQALAQLRGVGVLAVPMDGRVRFITHRDVSTDDITEVLRRLGKE; this is translated from the coding sequence GTGACCGCATCGATCATCGACCTGCGCTCGGACACTGTCACCAAACCGGACGACCGGATGCGGGCCGCGATGGCCGCCGCCGAGGTCGGTGACGACGTGCTCGACCACGACCCGACCATGGCCAGGCTGGAGGAGACCGTCGCCGGGCTGCTCGGCCTCGAGGCCGCGCTGTGGGTGCCGAGCGGTTCGATGGGCAACCTGATCGCGTTGATGCTGCACCTCAAACGCGGCGACCGGTTCCTGGCCACGAAGGGCTCGCACGTCCTCGCGCACGAACAGGGCGGCGCGGCGTGGCTGGCGGGCGGCATGCCCGAGCCGCTGCCATGGGACGGCGGTCCGGGACGGCCGACGCCCGAAACCGTCCGCCACGCGATCGGCGCGCCGGAGCCGTACTTCGGGCTGTACACCACGCTGTTGTGCCTGGAGAACACGCACAACGCCGGAGGCGGGGCCGTGACCCCGCCGGACGAGCACGCGGAGCTGGTCGCTGCGGCCAAACAGGGCGGCTTGGCCGTGCACCTGGACGGCGCCCGGATCTGGAACGCGTCGGTCGCGCTCGGCCTGGCGCCGTCCGCGCTGACCGCCGGTGTGGACACGGTGCAGGTCTGTCTCAGCAAGGGCCTGGGTGCGCCGGTCGGTTCGATGGTCGCCGGGTCGGCCGCGTTCGCCGCCGAGGCCCGCCGGGCCCGCAAGATGCTCGGCGGTGGCGTGCGGCAGGGCGGTGTGCTGGCGGCGGCCGGGCTCATCGCGCTGGAGAACATCGACTCACTGGCCGAGGACCACGTCAAGGCCACGACGCTCGCCGACGGACTGCGGGAGCGCGGCTGGGACGTGACGCAGCCGGACACCAACATCGTGCTGGCCACCGTGCCGGATCTCGACCAGGCGCTGGCCCAGTTGCGCGGGGTCGGCGTGCTCGCGGTCCCGATGGACGGCCGCGTCCGCTTCATCACCCACCGCGACGTTTCCACCGACGACATCACCGAAGTGCTGCGCCGGCTGGGCAAGGAGTGA
- a CDS encoding aminotransferase class I/II-fold pyridoxal phosphate-dependent enzyme translates to MAHSPLTVAARASVPPFYVMDVVEAANARQRAKGDVVSLAAGQPSAPAAAPVLEAAEKALRGNKLGYTEQLGIPELREAIAGHYDRKYSVRVSPQDVVVTTGSSGGFLLSFLSAFDPGDRVALARPGYPAYRNILTALGCEVVEMDTFQPTVELLDTLGPIKGVVIASPANPTGTVVAGPELAAIAGWCAERGVQLISDEIYHGIDYGIEPASAWQYSREALVVNSFSKYFAMTGWRLGWLLVPHRLHRAVECLIGNFNICAPAIAQHAAVAAFTDESYAELDGHVESYRANRDTLLAGLKQLKIDRLAPADGAFYVYADIGHLTHDAMSWCQRLLAGTGLAIVPGIDFDPEHGSRFIRLSFAGAHHEIEEALRRLGGWVTP, encoded by the coding sequence ATGGCTCACAGCCCGCTGACAGTCGCCGCACGTGCCTCCGTTCCGCCGTTCTACGTCATGGATGTCGTCGAAGCCGCCAACGCACGGCAACGCGCCAAAGGCGACGTGGTGTCGTTGGCGGCAGGGCAACCGTCGGCGCCCGCGGCGGCGCCCGTGCTCGAAGCCGCTGAGAAAGCCTTGCGGGGCAACAAGCTCGGCTACACCGAGCAGCTGGGCATCCCGGAGTTGCGGGAAGCCATCGCCGGTCACTACGACCGGAAGTACTCCGTGCGGGTCTCGCCGCAGGACGTGGTCGTCACGACCGGGTCGTCCGGCGGCTTCCTGCTGTCGTTCCTGTCCGCGTTCGACCCGGGTGACCGGGTCGCGCTGGCCCGGCCGGGATACCCGGCGTACCGCAACATCCTGACCGCGCTGGGCTGCGAGGTCGTCGAGATGGACACCTTCCAGCCCACTGTCGAGCTGCTCGACACCCTCGGCCCGATCAAGGGCGTGGTGATCGCCAGCCCGGCCAACCCGACGGGCACGGTCGTCGCGGGTCCGGAGCTGGCGGCGATCGCGGGCTGGTGCGCCGAGCGCGGCGTCCAGCTGATCAGCGACGAGATCTACCACGGCATCGACTACGGCATCGAGCCCGCGTCGGCCTGGCAGTACAGCCGGGAGGCCCTGGTGGTGAACTCGTTCTCCAAGTACTTCGCGATGACCGGCTGGCGACTGGGCTGGCTGCTCGTGCCGCACCGGCTGCACCGGGCGGTGGAGTGCCTGATCGGCAACTTCAACATCTGCGCACCGGCGATCGCGCAGCACGCCGCCGTCGCCGCGTTCACCGACGAGTCCTACGCGGAGCTGGACGGGCACGTCGAGTCGTACCGGGCGAACCGGGACACCCTGCTGGCAGGCCTGAAACAGCTCAAGATCGACCGTCTCGCGCCCGCCGACGGCGCGTTCTACGTCTACGCCGACATCGGGCACCTCACGCACGACGCGATGAGCTGGTGCCAGCGGCTGCTGGCCGGCACCGGCCTGGCGATCGTGCCCGGCATCGACTTCGACCCCGAGCACGGCTCCAGGTTCATCCGGCTCAGCTTCGCCGGCGCGCACCACGAGATCGAGGAGGCGTTGCGCAGGCTCGGCGGATGGGTGACGCCCTGA
- a CDS encoding M14 family metallopeptidase, whose amino-acid sequence MRSRRGLLAAAALGAAILLPLPITASAHSDQSTAAVSQASAVYTVDNTTPVSRTAISRFGVDIHGTNSGTLTFAASASQAKALRDAGFRLTPQASTLDFPPADSMYHNYAEQTAELRKIVADHPSIATLSSIGKSYSNRDLWLLKISDNVATDENEPEVLFTCQQHAREHLTPEMCLRIANRYTDGYGTDTAITNEVNSKEIWIVTSVNPDGSEYDIATGSYRSWRKNRQPNAGSANVGTDLNRNWGYQFGCCGGSSGSTSSETYRGPSAFSAPETQRLRDFVSSRVVGGVQQIKTHIDWHTYSELILWPYGYTYNNTAPGLDANQERTFRTLGQQMAQTNNYTPQQSSDLYITDGSIGDWMWGVHKIWSYTFEMYPRSGGGGFYPPDEVIVRETQRNDRAVSLFLSYSDCPPRIIGGTC is encoded by the coding sequence ATGAGGTCTCGTCGCGGTCTGTTGGCCGCGGCGGCGCTTGGCGCTGCCATCCTGCTGCCGCTGCCGATCACGGCATCGGCGCATTCCGACCAGAGCACGGCCGCGGTCAGCCAGGCGTCCGCGGTCTACACGGTCGACAACACCACACCGGTGTCCCGTACCGCGATCAGCCGGTTCGGTGTCGACATCCACGGCACCAACAGCGGCACGCTCACGTTCGCCGCATCCGCGAGCCAGGCGAAGGCCCTGCGGGACGCCGGTTTCCGGCTGACGCCACAGGCGTCGACGCTGGACTTCCCGCCAGCCGACTCGATGTACCACAACTACGCCGAGCAGACCGCGGAGCTGCGCAAGATCGTCGCGGACCACCCGTCCATCGCGACGCTGTCGAGCATCGGCAAGAGCTACTCCAACCGGGACCTGTGGCTGCTGAAGATCAGCGACAACGTGGCGACCGACGAGAACGAGCCCGAAGTCCTGTTCACGTGCCAGCAGCACGCCCGCGAACACCTGACGCCGGAGATGTGCCTGCGGATCGCCAACCGGTACACCGACGGTTACGGCACCGACACGGCCATCACCAACGAGGTGAACAGCAAGGAGATCTGGATCGTCACGAGCGTCAACCCGGACGGTTCGGAGTACGACATCGCCACCGGCTCGTACCGGTCGTGGCGCAAGAACCGCCAGCCCAACGCCGGTTCGGCCAACGTCGGCACCGACCTCAACCGCAACTGGGGCTACCAGTTCGGTTGCTGTGGCGGGTCGAGCGGCTCCACCAGCAGCGAGACCTACCGCGGTCCGTCGGCGTTCTCCGCGCCGGAGACCCAGCGGTTGCGCGACTTCGTGAGCTCGCGCGTGGTCGGCGGTGTGCAGCAGATCAAGACGCACATCGACTGGCACACCTACTCGGAGCTGATCCTGTGGCCGTACGGCTACACGTACAACAACACCGCTCCGGGTCTGGACGCCAACCAGGAACGCACGTTCCGCACGCTCGGCCAGCAGATGGCGCAGACGAACAACTACACGCCACAGCAGTCAAGCGACCTCTACATCACCGACGGCTCGATCGGTGACTGGATGTGGGGCGTGCACAAGATCTGGAGCTACACCTTCGAGATGTACCCGCGTTCGGGCGGCGGCGGCTTCTACCCGCCCGACGAGGTCATCGTCCGGGAGACGCAGCGCAACGACCGCGCGGTCTCGCTGTTCCTGAGCTACAGCGACTGCCCGCCGCGCATCATCGGCGGCACCTGCTAG
- a CDS encoding MOSC domain-containing protein, with translation MGRVVELIRYIVKGCAGESLQRSAVGPMGLAEDRLFMVVDRNGKFITQRTKAKMAVVRPTLGDGTIKLAAPGFDDAEFDVVHDGDQLEVLLHKWTGKAVDQGAGPAEWFSRFMGEPVRLVRVPPDLERHSNGVLGGQVGFADADAMHVIGESSLADLNDRITGKGEPALPMNRFRPNVVVSGWDEPYTEDRVRTMTLGTVEAGWEKQAIRCVVPTVDQAIGQKAGHEPTKTLAGYRRVEGGVTFGAKFAVLTAGELAVGDPVSVTSWLD, from the coding sequence ATGGGGCGTGTCGTCGAACTGATCCGGTACATCGTCAAGGGCTGCGCGGGCGAGTCGCTCCAGCGCAGCGCTGTCGGCCCGATGGGCCTCGCCGAGGACAGGCTGTTCATGGTCGTCGACCGGAACGGCAAGTTCATCACCCAGCGCACCAAGGCGAAGATGGCGGTGGTGCGGCCGACGCTCGGCGACGGGACGATCAAGCTGGCCGCGCCCGGGTTCGACGACGCCGAGTTCGACGTCGTCCACGACGGTGACCAGCTCGAGGTCTTGCTGCACAAGTGGACGGGCAAGGCCGTGGACCAGGGCGCGGGGCCCGCCGAGTGGTTCTCGCGGTTCATGGGCGAGCCGGTGCGGCTCGTGCGGGTCCCGCCGGACCTCGAGCGGCACTCCAACGGTGTCCTCGGCGGCCAGGTCGGGTTCGCCGACGCCGACGCGATGCACGTGATCGGCGAGTCCTCGCTCGCCGACCTCAACGACCGGATCACCGGCAAGGGCGAACCGGCCCTGCCGATGAACCGGTTCCGGCCCAACGTGGTGGTCAGCGGCTGGGACGAGCCGTACACCGAGGACCGGGTCAGGACGATGACGCTCGGCACGGTCGAGGCGGGCTGGGAGAAGCAGGCGATCCGGTGCGTGGTCCCGACCGTGGACCAGGCGATCGGCCAGAAGGCTGGCCACGAGCCGACCAAGACGCTGGCCGGTTACCGGCGGGTGGAAGGCGGGGTCACCTTCGGCGCCAAGTTCGCCGTGCTCACCGCGGGCGAACTGGCCGTCGGCGACCCCGTCTCCGTCACCTCGTGGCTCGACTAG
- a CDS encoding SigE family RNA polymerase sigma factor encodes MDQRDEQEFAEYFEARRDAVRRTAYLLCGDWHRADDLAQTAFVALHRRWRKVRDRGALDAYVRRTVVRAMIDESRRPWRRERFVEQLPEPAPADAEVGDTVATRSALLDGLKQVPPRQRAVLVLRFLEGLDVAATAEALKCSEGTVKSQTARGLTALREALGDSLDDLRPAS; translated from the coding sequence GTGGATCAGCGCGACGAGCAGGAGTTCGCGGAGTACTTCGAGGCTCGGCGAGACGCCGTGCGTCGAACCGCGTATCTGCTGTGCGGCGACTGGCACCGTGCGGACGACCTGGCTCAGACCGCGTTCGTCGCGTTGCACCGGCGGTGGCGCAAGGTGCGTGACCGTGGGGCGCTGGACGCCTACGTCCGCCGGACGGTGGTGCGCGCGATGATCGACGAGTCGCGCCGGCCGTGGCGCCGGGAGCGGTTCGTCGAGCAACTGCCTGAGCCCGCGCCGGCGGACGCCGAGGTCGGTGACACGGTCGCGACGAGGTCCGCGCTGCTCGACGGCTTGAAGCAGGTGCCACCACGGCAACGTGCGGTGCTTGTGCTGAGGTTTCTGGAGGGCTTGGACGTGGCGGCCACCGCCGAGGCGCTCAAGTGCTCCGAGGGCACGGTCAAGAGCCAGACCGCGCGTGGACTGACCGCTCTGCGGGAAGCGCTGGGCGACTCGCTGGACGACCTGCGACCGGCGTCGTGA
- a CDS encoding HAD-IA family hydrolase — MRWIVFDYGEVISERTAALPELAEALGADQVEFETAYWAHREAYDRGMPDLDYWSTVAGKPLDETTSAQLAKIDGTGWMTTRESTLELIAEIKAAGHGLALLSNAPSAFGRMVELEAWIEPFTHLIFSGDLKIAKPDQEMWAHLLRRLGAQPQDCVFFDDRQVNIDGAVAAGIDGRLWVSAAEARAHLAAIGVL; from the coding sequence GTGCGCTGGATCGTGTTCGACTACGGCGAGGTCATCAGCGAACGGACCGCCGCGCTGCCCGAGCTCGCCGAGGCGCTCGGGGCGGACCAGGTCGAGTTCGAAACCGCCTACTGGGCGCACCGGGAGGCCTACGACCGGGGCATGCCCGATCTGGACTACTGGTCGACGGTTGCCGGAAAGCCTTTGGACGAAACGACTTCCGCCCAGCTGGCCAAGATCGACGGGACCGGCTGGATGACCACCCGCGAGTCGACTTTGGAACTCATCGCGGAGATCAAGGCGGCCGGGCACGGCCTCGCACTGCTGTCCAACGCCCCGTCGGCGTTCGGGCGGATGGTGGAGCTCGAGGCGTGGATCGAGCCGTTCACCCACCTGATCTTCTCCGGCGACCTGAAGATCGCCAAGCCGGACCAGGAGATGTGGGCGCACCTGCTGCGCCGCCTCGGCGCCCAGCCCCAGGACTGCGTGTTCTTCGACGACCGCCAGGTCAACATCGACGGCGCCGTCGCGGCCGGGATCGACGGACGGCTGTGGGTCTCAGCGGCCGAGGCGCGTGCGCACCTGGCCGCCATCGGCGTGCTGTAG
- a CDS encoding RNA polymerase sigma factor — protein MRKPDEESFRAFAGKHAAGLRRCAYLFCGDWHLAEDLTQQALIKIYRAWAKVQKQDSLQNYSRRVLLNTWLDEKRRPWRRSELRYETVPDTPDVSADPEAAQDRSWAKDMTHRALLELPPRQRAALVLRYFDDLSVAEASAVLGCSEGTVKSQTARGLATLREVVENLTAGRPARRVVS, from the coding sequence GTGCGCAAACCCGACGAAGAGAGCTTCCGGGCTTTCGCGGGCAAACACGCCGCGGGGCTACGCCGCTGCGCCTACTTGTTCTGCGGTGACTGGCACCTCGCGGAGGACCTGACACAACAGGCCCTGATCAAGATCTACCGGGCGTGGGCGAAGGTGCAGAAGCAGGACAGCCTGCAGAACTACTCGCGCCGGGTGTTGCTCAACACCTGGCTGGACGAGAAGCGCAGGCCGTGGCGGCGCAGCGAGCTGCGCTACGAGACCGTACCGGACACACCGGACGTGTCGGCTGATCCGGAGGCGGCGCAGGACCGGTCGTGGGCCAAGGACATGACCCACCGGGCGTTGCTGGAGCTGCCGCCGCGTCAGCGGGCCGCGCTGGTCCTGCGTTATTTCGACGACCTGTCGGTCGCCGAGGCGTCCGCGGTGCTCGGGTGCTCGGAGGGAACCGTGAAGAGCCAGACCGCCCGCGGCCTGGCGACGTTGCGGGAAGTGGTGGAGAACCTGACGGCAGGCAGGCCGGCTAGGAGGGTTGTGTCTTGA
- a CDS encoding TetR/AcrR family transcriptional regulator: MTAASTPKGERRRQALVDAAARLLADGGFDAIRHRAVAERAGLPLASTTYYFDSLDELITAAVEHRGEEEFARGWAQLERTPQDAGFDVLVDLVLDLLLGDEPESGDAEAVLLRYERLVATGRRPYLKPVMGRDAVKLRELLSAIFTKCGMPVAADRIEQVIALVDGAVLNAIIEIHADPRARARRMLRAAFSR, from the coding sequence ATGACTGCCGCGAGTACGCCCAAAGGTGAACGCAGGCGCCAGGCTCTCGTCGACGCGGCGGCGCGGTTGCTCGCCGATGGCGGGTTCGACGCGATCCGGCACCGCGCCGTGGCCGAACGGGCCGGGCTGCCGCTGGCGTCCACCACGTACTACTTCGACTCGCTCGACGAGTTGATCACGGCGGCGGTCGAGCACCGCGGCGAGGAGGAGTTCGCCCGCGGCTGGGCACAGCTGGAGCGGACGCCGCAGGACGCGGGGTTCGACGTCCTGGTCGATCTCGTGCTCGACCTGCTGCTGGGCGACGAGCCGGAGTCGGGTGACGCGGAGGCCGTGCTGCTGCGCTACGAGCGGCTGGTCGCGACCGGGCGCAGGCCGTACCTGAAGCCCGTGATGGGCAGGGACGCCGTCAAGCTGCGGGAACTGCTGTCGGCGATCTTCACCAAATGCGGCATGCCCGTCGCCGCGGACCGCATCGAGCAGGTGATCGCGCTGGTGGACGGTGCCGTGCTGAACGCGATCATCGAGATCCACGCCGACCCGCGGGCGCGGGCCCGCCGGATGCTCCGGGCGGCGTTCTCGCGATAA
- a CDS encoding ATP-binding cassette domain-containing protein, protein MRKRYSRSGQWVLDGVDLTLEPGMTTVIVAGNGIGKSTLLRIVAGASMPTGGRVTDRPRTIGYVPERAPAAIRMTARQYLAHIGRMRGLSSAETGARTNELAERLRLVPGPDVPIAALSKGNGQKVAVIQALLKRPELLVVDEPATGLDAPARAELAALMTEAEQDGAQILLSAHESAVPTGRLYRLTDGKLVPESLRGMRISLRPARPGLRAADLAAEILLEEPGRVVVRTEDADTFLLRALADGWSLVEAVS, encoded by the coding sequence GTGCGGAAACGCTACTCGCGCAGCGGGCAGTGGGTGCTCGACGGCGTCGACCTGACCCTCGAACCGGGCATGACCACGGTCATCGTCGCCGGTAACGGCATCGGCAAGTCCACATTGCTCCGGATCGTCGCCGGTGCCTCGATGCCGACCGGCGGACGCGTCACCGACCGGCCGCGCACGATCGGTTACGTCCCCGAACGAGCGCCTGCCGCGATCCGGATGACCGCACGCCAGTACCTGGCACACATCGGACGAATGCGCGGTCTGTCCTCAGCGGAAACCGGTGCGCGCACGAACGAACTGGCCGAGCGACTGCGGCTGGTGCCGGGCCCGGACGTGCCGATCGCCGCGCTGTCCAAGGGAAACGGCCAGAAAGTGGCTGTCATCCAGGCGTTGCTGAAACGGCCGGAGCTGCTGGTGGTCGACGAGCCCGCGACCGGTCTCGACGCGCCCGCCCGCGCCGAACTCGCCGCGCTGATGACCGAGGCCGAACAGGACGGTGCCCAGATCCTGTTGAGCGCGCACGAAAGCGCGGTCCCCACCGGCAGGCTGTACCGTCTCACCGACGGCAAGCTGGTGCCGGAGTCCTTGCGCGGCATGCGAATCTCGCTGCGTCCGGCTCGGCCCGGGTTGCGGGCGGCCGATCTGGCGGCGGAGATCCTGCTGGAGGAACCGGGTCGCGTGGTCGTACGCACCGAAGACGCCGACACGTTCCTGCTGAGAGCGTTGGCCGACGGCTGGTCGCTGGTCGAGGCGGTGTCATGA